DNA sequence from the candidate division WOR-3 bacterium genome:
CAAAATCCTGTTTCTTTGTGCGTTCCGTAATACCAAGCCGCATGTTCAGCTTGAATCGACCGACATCACCGAGGTCAAAATGACCAAGGTCAAAGAGAATGTTGTTGATGTAAGACATGGCTATGTCGAGAGTAGGGGGTGCCATTGAGCGCAGTAACGTGTATATCTTCTTTGCGGCTTCTTCTTTGGAATGGGTGCGATCTTTCTTCAGTGTGTTGGTGAGTATGGTAACCCCGGGATGGTGCGAATCAATTATGGCGACTTTCTTTATTTCTTTGTGAGCAAGGAATTCTATGTTAGGTCCGTCGAGTAGCTCACCAGCCGGCAGGATCGTATCATCTCCTTCAGTTATTTCTTCCGCGGTGAAATAGTTTTCAGCGTTCTTTAGATCGACCGTTTTCACCGGGAAGAATTGCTTGATGATTTCTTCGTTAGTTTCAAAACCGAGACTGCGCAGGAACATGGTTCCCACGAGCTTCTTGCGCCGGTCAAGGATTGCATATAGCGTGCTTGCATGGTCAACGAGAAATTCAACCCATTGACCGCGATATGGTATGACCATGGCTGAAAAGGCGTTGTTACCCTCACTGAAATATACCCCAGGTGAGCGGTGGATCTGATTCACCACGACCCTCTCAACACCGTTGATCACAAATGTGCCACGTTCGGTCATCAGTGGAAGGTCGCAAAGATAGATTTCCTGTTCAGGCATACCGCGAAGTTCGCCATCATCTTCTTTGCTGACCAATCTGAAGCTTACTTTCAGTGGCAGGCCGTAAGTCGCCCCTTTGTCAATTGCCTCGTTTGCTGAATATTTTTCCGCACCGGAACGATGCGAAATATACTGCAGTTGATAACGGTTGTGAATGTCTGACACCGGAAATTCAACGGCGAAAATATCCTTAATCGTTTTTGTCATGAATTGTTCATAAGATTCATGTTGAACTTCCAGCAAATGAGGCATTGTGAAGCTCGACTTGCGTTTAGAAAAATCAACAATGTTCATCATAGTTTTATACTTTTCCCCTATAATGGTGGCAAAAAATAGGTACTTGCACAGTATCGCGAAAGGTCAATTTATTTCAACTCGATAGCCGCACCAACCTCCTCGAGTTTACTTTTCATATTTTGCGCCTCTTCTTTTGTCGCACCTTCTTTTACGACCTTGGGAAGGTTATCGATCATATCCTTTGCCTCTTTTAGCCCAAGGCCGGTGAGTTCACGTAGAACTTTCAGAACCTGGATCTTCTTCTCTCCACAGGATGTCATGTTCACCGAGAACTCTGATTTCTCTTCGGCTGCAGGTTTATCTGACTCCGCCGCCGGCTGTGCCGCCATCTGTATAGGAGCAGCAGCTGTCACACCGAATTTATCCTGCAACGCTTTAACGAGCTCTGATAGTTCGAGTACTGATAAATTGCCAATTTCCTCGACCAAGGCATCAACACCCTTTTTTGCTTTCGCCGTCATTTTACCTCCTTATCTTTTAGCGCTTCAAGGGTATACATCAAATCTCTAATTATGGACTCCAAAGTCCCTACGAAATTTCCGATAACATTAATTGATCCAAGAAGCTGGCTATATAGAATATCCTTGGATGGTATTTTTGCCAGCTGGTTTATCTCGGTCGTTTCAAAGAACTTCCCTTCGACAATGCCACCCTTCAACTTCAGGTTTTCAGTGTTGCTTAGTATTTTAGCCAGGACTACCGGGTCATCAAATGCAATGGCAATGCCGGTTGGACCAACAAAGAGTTCACTGATTCTGTTTTCGTCAAAACCCATTTCTTTCATTGCCAGAAAACCGAGGGTATTTCTGAGCACAACGTATCCCGCATTGTTTTTTCTCAGTTCACGCCGCAATACCTCCAGATTTTTAACAGCAATGCCAGTGAAATCGGTGAAGTAAAAAGCTTTCCCGGGTTTGAGACGTTCTCTTAGTTTTTCAACATATTCAATTTTCTTCGGTGCAGGCATCAGATACCTCCTTTTCTGGCACGATCGAGAAGCTCTTTCTCGTCTATAGTAATTCCGGGCCCCATGGTTGAGGAGATGGTCACCGATTTTATTAGATTACCCTTTATCGTCTGCGGCTTTGCCGCAAGCAAGTCTTCCATCAGGACCAGAACGTTTTCGTGCAATTTCTGATC
Encoded proteins:
- the rplL gene encoding 50S ribosomal protein L7/L12 encodes the protein MTAKAKKGVDALVEEIGNLSVLELSELVKALQDKFGVTAAAPIQMAAQPAAESDKPAAEEKSEFSVNMTSCGEKKIQVLKVLRELTGLGLKEAKDMIDNLPKVVKEGATKEEAQNMKSKLEEVGAAIELK
- the rplJ gene encoding 50S ribosomal protein L10; the protein is MPAPKKIEYVEKLRERLKPGKAFYFTDFTGIAVKNLEVLRRELRKNNAGYVVLRNTLGFLAMKEMGFDENRISELFVGPTGIAIAFDDPVVLAKILSNTENLKLKGGIVEGKFFETTEINQLAKIPSKDILYSQLLGSINVIGNFVGTLESIIRDLMYTLEALKDKEVK